The proteins below come from a single Necator americanus strain Aroian chromosome V, whole genome shotgun sequence genomic window:
- a CDS encoding hypothetical protein (NECATOR_CHRV.G18660.T1) has translation MSLPSASDSSFHTYTTSTVVPKQSKDETHRVRTPQPTRLERAKRAIEVLERRLEENKRVRERVTQIEAKLDQINKEMDTAYIKIKDELMLAELGRQQTGSERSFSNATTVYGTDYLEKSQLTPPSSIPAPRHIDASLEQRLSGMETSLKRLDNIESALTKLTSRLGASTTKTPSTYTATKSNGDVYGCHEISEIFSQTQAELQRARLAISRMLSMPPVYSKMQNANVSECIRDRSELDMLAKMIDRFLIKLRNSKNAYQNACGDASNCIVCSMGTTSKTSRCSFY, from the exons ATGAGCTTACCCTCGGCTTCTGATTCCTCTTTCCACACGTACACAACGTCAACAGTTGTGCCGAAGCAGTCAAAA GACGAAACACATCGTGTTCGAACACCGCAACCGACACGATTGGAAAGAGCGAAGCGGGCGATCGAAGTCTTGGAA AGGCGTCTTGAAGAGAATAAACGTGTCCGCGAGAGGGTCACTCAAATAGAGGCGAAGCTAGATCAAATCAACAAAGAAATGGACACTGCGTATATAAAG ATCAAAGATGAACTCATGTTAGCTGAACTTGGTCGACAGCAAACCGGTTCGGAGAGGTCGTTCTCCAATGCCACTACAGTATACGGCACTGACTATTTGGAGAA GTCTCAACTAACGCCGCCATCATCCATACCTGCACCGCGACACATTGATGCATCGCTGGAACAACGATTAAGTGGCATGGAAACGTCTCTGAAACGACTCGACAACATCGAAAGCGCTCTGACAAA ACTCACCTCTCGTTTGGGTGCTTCCACTACAAAGACACCATCGACTTATACTGCCACCAAATCAAATGGAGATGTTTACGGATGTCACGAGATCAGCGAAATATTTAGTCAG ACACAAGCGGAGTTACAAAGAGCTCGTCTAGCCATCTCACGGATGCTCTCAATGCCTCCAGTATATTCTAAGATGCAGAACGCAAACGTATCCGAATGCATTCGAGACCGTAGTGAACTCGACATGCTAGCGAAAATGATCGACCGCTTCCTCATAAAGCTCAGAAATTCT aaaaatgcttATCAAAATGCCTGCGGTGACGCCAGCAACTGCATAGTGTGTAGTATGGGGACAACTTCAAAAACTTCCCGATGTTCTTTTTACTAA
- a CDS encoding hypothetical protein (NECATOR_CHRV.G18661.T2), whose protein sequence is MWEIVVRHVYSNNKQSSTVVEPKAAIPNAWGSIYNNNPYDHSRVETQCRCARNGREVAIVPPPSKPPTLRCFERSRICNCTEPQVQCSMGAIWSYAGRYSVLPLPVSGNYGAGCADLMIADKHDGDTGVFMRLYYPTDKNDPNRQSISSEHPLWLSRTEYVNGLATYMKQSAGRLQFVFNWIIGETRTAALWQQTLARSSHPISNGSNHSIKDTSFPVVIFSHGLSGCRHFYSTFCASLASCGFIVGAIEHSDYSACWTYKLNPDPISGRLKERQFQIRLVDKDDKRMFKIRNQQLNKRVSECVKALHVLEEINLGQLHVDNVVMGKDMDWLQFKGRLNLSRAFVAGHSFGGATAVAATAFSTDFQAAIVLDGWLYPLDSGHYERATQPTLFLNAGRWQYPENLERMGKLRNVAEKPMFTLKDAEHQTFTDFPFLVNSFIGRRMKLHGETPPETAMEAIVDITVSFLNREQDSEAALTQLVQEKYQTFIVDGFPSDIMNSKPGQLT, encoded by the exons AATCCCTACGATCATAGTCGAGTTGAAACTCAGTGccgttgcgctcgaaacgggaGAGAAGTAGCAATTGTCCCACCGCCATCGAAGCCGCCAACTCTGcgctgtttcgagcgcagtcgcatatgcaattgcaccgagccTCAG GTCCAATGCTCAATGGGTGCAATATGGTCGTACGCCGGACGTTATTCTGTCTTACCCCTTCCTGTGTCTGGTAATTATGGAGCaggatgtgcagatttgatGATCGCTGACAAACATGATGGTGATACGGGTGTTTTTATGCGATTATactatcctactgataaaaaC GATCCTAACCGACAGTCGATATCTTCTGAGCATCCTCTCTGGCTTAGTCGAACAGAGTACGTGAATGGGCTTGCCACTTATATGAAACAATCTGCTGGGCGTTTACAATTTGTTTTCAACTGGATTATTGGAGAAACAAG AACAGCTGCGCTTTGGCAGCAAACATTGGCTCGCTCTTCTCATCCTATTTCCAATGGATCAAATCATTCAATCAAAGACACATCGTTTCCAGTTGTTATATTTTCACATGGGTTATCGGGTTGCCGTCACTTCTATTCCACATTTTGTGCTTCTTTAGCCTCTTGCGGCTTTATTGTTGGGGCCATTGAACATAG tgattATTCTGCATGTTGGACGTACAAATTGAATCCAGATCCTATTTCTGGTCGTCTCAAGGAACGTCAGTTCCAAATACGACTTGTTGATAAGGATGACAAACGCATGTTCAAAATAAGGAATCAGCAG TTAAACAAACGGGTTTCTGAGTGTGTGAAGGCACTTCATGTCCTGGAAGAGATTAATCTCGGCCAGCTGCATGTTGATAACGTCGTGATGGGGAAAGATATGGACTGGCTTCAATTCAAG GGCAGACTGAATCTTTCTCGAGCGTTTGTTGCTGGACATTCATTTGGTGGCGCTACTGCAGTAGCGGCCACGGCCTTTTCCACAGATTTCCAG GCAGCGATAGTGCTGGATGGATGGCTTTACCCACTCGATTCAGGCCACTATGAACGAGCTACACAACCTACATTGTTTTTGAACGCTGGAAGATGGCAGTACCCAGAAAATTTGGAACGAATGGGAAAGTTACGGAATGTAGCTGAAAAACCAATGTTCACTTTGAA AGATGCTGAGCATCAGACTTTTACCGACTTCCCATTCCTAGTCAATTCATTCATAGGACGGAGGATGAAGTTACACGGAGAAACACCC CCAGAAACTGCGATGGAAGCCATTGTGGACATAAcagtttcatttttaaatcgTGAACAAGACTCGGAAGCCGCACTTACACAACTGGTGCAAGAAAAGTATCAAACCTTTATTGTTGATGGATTTCCTAGTGATATAATGAACTCCAAACCTGGGCAACTAACCtga
- a CDS encoding hypothetical protein (NECATOR_CHRV.G18661.T1) yields the protein MGAIWSYAGRYSVLPLPVSGNYGAGCADLMIADKHDGDTGVFMRLYYPTDKNDPNRQSISSEHPLWLSRTEYVNGLATYMKQSAGRLQFVFNWIIGETRTAALWQQTLARSSHPISNGSNHSIKDTSFPVVIFSHGLSGCRHFYSTFCASLASCGFIVGAIEHSDYSACWTYKLNPDPISGRLKERQFQIRLVDKDDKRMFKIRNQQLNKRVSECVKALHVLEEINLGQLHVDNVVMGKDMDWLQFKGRLNLSRAFVAGHSFGGATAVAATAFSTDFQAAIVLDGWLYPLDSGHYERATQPTLFLNAGRWQYPENLERMGKLRNVAEKPMFTLKDAEHQTFTDFPFLVNSFIGRRMKLHGETPPETAMEAIVDITVSFLNREQDSEAALTQLVQEKYQTFIVDGFPSDIMNSKPGQLT from the exons ATGGGTGCAATATGGTCGTACGCCGGACGTTATTCTGTCTTACCCCTTCCTGTGTCTGGTAATTATGGAGCaggatgtgcagatttgatGATCGCTGACAAACATGATGGTGATACGGGTGTTTTTATGCGATTATactatcctactgataaaaaC GATCCTAACCGACAGTCGATATCTTCTGAGCATCCTCTCTGGCTTAGTCGAACAGAGTACGTGAATGGGCTTGCCACTTATATGAAACAATCTGCTGGGCGTTTACAATTTGTTTTCAACTGGATTATTGGAGAAACAAG AACAGCTGCGCTTTGGCAGCAAACATTGGCTCGCTCTTCTCATCCTATTTCCAATGGATCAAATCATTCAATCAAAGACACATCGTTTCCAGTTGTTATATTTTCACATGGGTTATCGGGTTGCCGTCACTTCTATTCCACATTTTGTGCTTCTTTAGCCTCTTGCGGCTTTATTGTTGGGGCCATTGAACATAG tgattATTCTGCATGTTGGACGTACAAATTGAATCCAGATCCTATTTCTGGTCGTCTCAAGGAACGTCAGTTCCAAATACGACTTGTTGATAAGGATGACAAACGCATGTTCAAAATAAGGAATCAGCAG TTAAACAAACGGGTTTCTGAGTGTGTGAAGGCACTTCATGTCCTGGAAGAGATTAATCTCGGCCAGCTGCATGTTGATAACGTCGTGATGGGGAAAGATATGGACTGGCTTCAATTCAAG GGCAGACTGAATCTTTCTCGAGCGTTTGTTGCTGGACATTCATTTGGTGGCGCTACTGCAGTAGCGGCCACGGCCTTTTCCACAGATTTCCAG GCAGCGATAGTGCTGGATGGATGGCTTTACCCACTCGATTCAGGCCACTATGAACGAGCTACACAACCTACATTGTTTTTGAACGCTGGAAGATGGCAGTACCCAGAAAATTTGGAACGAATGGGAAAGTTACGGAATGTAGCTGAAAAACCAATGTTCACTTTGAA AGATGCTGAGCATCAGACTTTTACCGACTTCCCATTCCTAGTCAATTCATTCATAGGACGGAGGATGAAGTTACACGGAGAAACACCC CCAGAAACTGCGATGGAAGCCATTGTGGACATAAcagtttcatttttaaatcgTGAACAAGACTCGGAAGCCGCACTTACACAACTGGTGCAAGAAAAGTATCAAACCTTTATTGTTGATGGATTTCCTAGTGATATAATGAACTCCAAACCTGGGCAACTAACCtga